One window of Verrucomicrobiota bacterium genomic DNA carries:
- the prfA gene encoding peptide chain release factor 1, producing the protein MDLRPHIEKFSRRFAEIETALSDPKAFDNPQRAQELSREYARLKELIGHGQAYLKALADLEENRGLLKSEPANSELAALVREEIARLEAEEKRLAREVQRGVVPPDPADSRNTIIEIRAGAGGAESALFAADLYRMYTRYAERCGWKIETLDSSPSDLGGFKEVIFSVSGTEVYRRLKYESGVHRVQRVPATEAQGRIHTSTATVAVLPEAQEVDIELRPEDLDISVCRASGPGGQGVNTTDSAVQIVHKPSGLIVRCADQRSQQKNKARALTILRSRLLEQRVAEENAKYAAQRKAQVGTGERNERIRTYNFPQNRVTDHRIELTLYNLPMFIDGDIDCILEPMMAHDLEEKLAAIAA; encoded by the coding sequence ATGGATTTGCGTCCCCACATCGAAAAATTCTCCCGGCGTTTTGCAGAGATCGAGACCGCGCTAAGCGATCCGAAAGCGTTCGATAACCCGCAGCGCGCGCAGGAACTGTCTCGCGAGTACGCCCGGCTCAAGGAACTGATCGGCCACGGTCAGGCGTATCTCAAAGCGCTCGCGGACCTGGAGGAGAATCGCGGCTTGTTGAAGTCGGAACCCGCCAATTCCGAGCTGGCGGCGCTGGTCCGGGAGGAAATCGCCCGCTTGGAAGCCGAGGAAAAACGGCTCGCCCGGGAAGTGCAACGCGGCGTGGTTCCACCCGATCCGGCGGACTCTCGGAATACCATCATTGAAATCCGCGCTGGAGCCGGCGGCGCGGAGTCTGCGCTCTTTGCCGCCGATCTCTATCGCATGTACACGCGCTACGCCGAGCGTTGCGGCTGGAAAATCGAGACGCTCGATTCCAGCCCGTCGGATCTGGGCGGCTTCAAGGAAGTGATCTTCAGCGTCAGCGGCACGGAAGTTTACCGCCGCTTGAAATACGAAAGCGGCGTGCATCGCGTCCAGCGCGTCCCCGCGACCGAAGCGCAAGGCCGCATCCACACCAGCACCGCGACGGTCGCCGTGCTGCCTGAAGCTCAGGAAGTCGATATCGAGTTGCGGCCGGAAGATCTGGACATCAGCGTGTGCCGCGCATCCGGGCCCGGCGGGCAAGGCGTGAACACGACGGATTCGGCGGTTCAGATCGTTCACAAACCTTCCGGCCTGATCGTGCGGTGCGCGGACCAACGCTCGCAACAGAAGAACAAGGCGCGCGCGCTGACGATTCTGCGGTCGCGTTTGCTCGAACAAAGGGTGGCGGAAGAAAACGCGAAATACGCGGCGCAACGGAAGGCGCAAGTGGGGACCGGCGAACGCAACGAACGCATTCGAACTTACAACTTCCCCCAGAACCGCGTGACGGACCATCGCATCGAACTGACGCTTTACAATCTGCCCATGTTCATCGACGGCGACATCGATTGCATTCTCGAACCCATGATGGCGCACGATCTGGAGGAGAAGCTCGCCGCGATCGCAGCTTAG
- a CDS encoding glycosyltransferase, whose translation MDGPPLMDLTAVELARFLDTQGNANKAVSLLTDLLSRDPRSASARSLTALARLAYTNKNWREAGVLWRMLADSPACDCEALVKCAHCLIEQGQYAEAGSLSARLAARLEVERDRWRSGESDELLAGLYEQICLHVLGNDPARAERALQLAAPFPGYAAKILGRTGGVNLAGDLSDGAIRQRLDCALRDWEMRGSTVPYLQTRRASLKAENAPRSVEGKRILLVMRQYFLDRTDSREHELAVFFQTSARAAGLEILFFPSERLTNPKGSPPDRQYSELDRLARLILSAKPDWVIFDELCNQNPGGEYAGAEVFRNVLCALKARQPFQLAGFYPDSWMPQCLATIAYVRPFADVVWHLNDYPPQTTDREAEAKMFWAPIPYPDALFQPGPNGKDIETAFVGSLYRYNFPRGLWLALIKSRDIPCQLVLSRHTTGDSKAGASAQDYAAFMSRLRISVNFSARTASRKIMTGRAWESILSQSLLLEEDNEEITRFFAPFVHYVPFRTIDELSAYVSFFQRNEAERRSIAERAFAWFQRCYSKDRIWSDLISL comes from the coding sequence ATGGACGGTCCGCCTTTGATGGATCTCACGGCGGTCGAGTTGGCGCGCTTTCTCGACACGCAAGGCAATGCGAACAAAGCCGTCTCGCTGCTCACGGATCTGCTCTCTCGCGACCCGCGCTCGGCGTCGGCCAGAAGTTTGACCGCGCTCGCCCGGCTCGCGTACACAAACAAGAACTGGCGCGAAGCCGGCGTGCTCTGGCGCATGCTCGCGGATTCTCCCGCTTGCGACTGCGAAGCGCTGGTCAAATGCGCCCATTGTTTGATCGAGCAAGGCCAGTATGCGGAAGCCGGGTCCTTGAGCGCCAGGCTCGCCGCGCGTCTTGAAGTGGAGCGGGATCGCTGGCGAAGCGGCGAAAGCGACGAGTTGCTGGCCGGCCTTTACGAACAGATTTGTCTGCACGTCCTGGGCAACGACCCGGCGAGGGCGGAGCGGGCTTTGCAGCTTGCCGCTCCGTTTCCCGGATACGCGGCGAAAATCCTTGGTCGCACCGGCGGCGTGAACCTCGCGGGCGATCTCAGCGATGGGGCGATTCGCCAAAGGCTGGATTGCGCGCTGCGCGATTGGGAAATGCGCGGGAGCACGGTTCCGTATCTTCAAACGCGGCGGGCGTCGCTGAAAGCGGAGAACGCTCCCCGGTCCGTCGAGGGCAAAAGGATTCTGCTGGTGATGAGGCAGTATTTCCTCGATCGAACGGATTCCCGCGAACACGAGCTCGCCGTGTTTTTCCAAACCTCGGCCCGAGCCGCCGGCCTGGAGATCCTTTTCTTTCCGTCGGAGCGGCTCACCAATCCAAAGGGTTCCCCCCCCGATCGGCAGTATTCGGAACTGGACCGGCTGGCCAGGTTGATCCTTTCCGCCAAACCGGACTGGGTGATCTTCGACGAACTCTGCAATCAGAATCCGGGCGGGGAATATGCCGGCGCCGAAGTGTTCAGAAACGTTCTCTGCGCGCTCAAAGCGCGGCAGCCGTTCCAGCTTGCCGGCTTTTATCCGGATTCGTGGATGCCCCAGTGTTTGGCGACGATCGCTTACGTGCGCCCGTTCGCCGATGTGGTTTGGCACTTGAATGATTACCCGCCGCAGACAACCGACCGCGAAGCCGAAGCGAAAATGTTCTGGGCGCCGATTCCCTATCCGGACGCCCTGTTTCAGCCGGGTCCCAACGGCAAGGACATCGAAACCGCGTTTGTCGGAAGCCTGTATCGCTACAATTTTCCGCGCGGTTTGTGGCTCGCGTTGATCAAATCCAGAGACATTCCCTGCCAGCTCGTTTTGTCCAGACACACGACAGGCGATTCCAAGGCCGGCGCCAGCGCGCAAGACTATGCGGCCTTCATGAGCCGCCTCAGAATCAGCGTGAATTTCTCGGCGCGGACCGCTTCCCGGAAAATCATGACGGGACGCGCGTGGGAATCGATCCTCTCGCAAAGCTTGCTGCTGGAGGAAGACAACGAAGAAATCACGCGGTTCTTCGCGCCGTTCGTCCATTACGTCCCGTTTCGGACGATCGACGAACTGAGCGCCTACGTGAGTTTCTTTCAAAGAAACGAAGCGGAGCGGCGCTCGATCGCGGAGCGGGCTTTTGCCTGGTTTCAGCGGTGCTACTCCAAGGATAGAATCTGGAGCGACCTGATTTCGCTCTAG